A DNA window from Aureibaculum sp. 2308TA14-22 contains the following coding sequences:
- a CDS encoding T9SS type A sorting domain-containing protein, whose protein sequence is MKKNYFFLLLLLATTCFYGQNTDIDSSKNSSVQKSTEIKNFKVYPNPVVNGKIYIHTFYNADKRVQLYNLLGKEVLNITLRGKELNVSKFDSGVYILKVYEKGNTSIRKLVVK, encoded by the coding sequence ATGAAAAAAAATTACTTTTTTTTATTATTATTGCTTGCAACTACTTGTTTTTACGGGCAAAACACCGATATTGATTCCAGCAAAAACAGTTCAGTTCAAAAGTCTACTGAAATAAAAAATTTTAAAGTTTATCCTAATCCTGTGGTTAATGGCAAAATCTATATACATACTTTTTACAATGCAGACAAGAGAGTACAGCTCTACAATTTATTAGGTAAAGAAGTGCTGAATATTACTTTAAGAGGTAAGGAATTAAACGTTTCCAAATTTGATTCAGGCGTTTATATTCTAAAAGTTTATGAAAAGGGAAATACTTCCATTCGCAAATTGGTTGTAAAATAA
- a CDS encoding thioredoxin family protein has protein sequence MKKFIIFIAILGYSFNGIAQEKGEINWITVEEAIAAQEKEPRKIMIDMYTTWCGPCKLLDRNTFQNKDVADYVNENYYAVKFNAEGGGTVNFKDKEYGNPNYDASKKGRNSQHQFAQYLRVQAYPTIVFLDEKADLLAPVTGYHAPNQLEIFLKLFATDKHKEVTTKEQWETYQKEFKAEFKAD, from the coding sequence ATGAAAAAATTTATAATATTTATTGCAATACTAGGATATTCTTTTAACGGGATAGCACAAGAAAAAGGGGAAATCAACTGGATAACGGTTGAGGAAGCTATTGCTGCTCAAGAGAAAGAGCCCCGTAAAATAATGATAGATATGTACACTACATGGTGTGGTCCTTGCAAACTATTGGATAGAAACACTTTTCAGAATAAAGATGTTGCCGATTACGTCAACGAAAATTATTACGCCGTAAAATTTAATGCTGAAGGTGGTGGGACAGTCAATTTTAAAGATAAAGAATACGGAAACCCAAACTATGATGCCTCTAAAAAAGGAAGAAATTCTCAACATCAGTTTGCCCAATATTTGAGGGTACAAGCTTATCCAACTATAGTTTTTTTAGATGAGAAAGCTGACTTGTTGGCTCCAGTAACGGGATACCATGCTCCTAATCAGCTAGAAATTTTCTTAAAATTATTCGCCACTGACAAACATAAAGAAGTTACTACAAAAGAACAATGGGAGACCTATCAAAAAGAGTTTAAGGCAGAGTTCAAGGCCGATTAA
- a CDS encoding peptide MFS transporter produces the protein MSEISNQPQEKQMFGHPVGLFYLFFAELWERFSFYGMRALLTLYMVEHIFKAIVERDTATAVVYASYGSLVYASTVIGGQISDKILGMRASIFLGGILMALGHFVLAIENDIAFFLALAFIVVGNGFFKPNISAFVGTLYKDGDVRKDSGFTIFYMGINIGGMVAPFLCGLLALRYGYHYGFGLAGIGMLTGLIFFWSGIKKNVFGDKGMPPSQEVYEKKVLGMPQKTLIPIIAFLSAPGIAWLLASWKDNYVSGIFIFIGIAVLVYLAYIIYNLKDNVARKKLVMAVLITFFMTCFWGFHELSGSVITLFASRNVALDGIMTASQTNGLNSMFIIILAIPISLLWGYLTKKKLNPRTPFKFGLGLVFAGLSFYILSISGGSANENGMVPFYYLFIMYFIISIGELFMSPVGLSKITDLSPKNIVSFMMGVWFLSSAFAFQIVGFIGKQLAIESTDVNVGGLETLGIYTDGFGLIANYALGAGLIVLLFSPLMKKLMGNVH, from the coding sequence ATGTCAGAAATTTCCAATCAACCCCAAGAAAAACAAATGTTTGGACACCCTGTAGGACTATTTTATCTGTTTTTTGCTGAATTATGGGAGCGTTTTAGTTTCTATGGAATGAGAGCGTTGCTAACGCTTTATATGGTTGAACATATTTTCAAAGCAATTGTTGAGCGTGATACAGCAACTGCTGTTGTATATGCTTCTTACGGTTCTTTGGTCTATGCATCAACTGTAATTGGTGGTCAAATTTCTGATAAAATTTTAGGAATGAGAGCGTCTATTTTCTTAGGAGGGATTTTAATGGCTTTAGGTCATTTTGTGTTGGCTATAGAAAATGATATTGCTTTCTTTTTGGCATTAGCTTTTATTGTGGTAGGTAATGGGTTCTTTAAGCCAAACATATCAGCTTTTGTTGGTACATTATATAAAGATGGAGATGTAAGAAAAGATTCTGGTTTCACCATTTTCTATATGGGAATTAATATTGGAGGCATGGTTGCTCCTTTTTTATGTGGATTGTTAGCTCTAAGATATGGTTATCATTATGGGTTTGGTTTGGCAGGAATTGGAATGTTAACTGGTTTAATTTTCTTTTGGAGTGGCATAAAGAAGAATGTTTTTGGAGATAAGGGCATGCCGCCAAGCCAAGAAGTTTATGAAAAGAAAGTCCTAGGGATGCCTCAAAAAACTCTAATTCCAATCATTGCATTTTTATCTGCTCCTGGAATAGCATGGTTATTAGCTTCGTGGAAAGACAATTATGTCTCTGGAATATTTATATTTATTGGAATTGCTGTTTTGGTTTATCTTGCCTATATAATTTATAATTTAAAAGACAATGTTGCCCGAAAAAAATTGGTAATGGCGGTCTTAATTACTTTCTTTATGACATGTTTTTGGGGTTTTCATGAGTTATCAGGTAGTGTAATTACGTTATTTGCTTCCAGAAATGTGGCTTTAGATGGTATTATGACTGCAAGTCAAACTAACGGACTAAACTCTATGTTTATTATCATTTTGGCGATTCCTATTTCTCTATTATGGGGGTATTTAACTAAAAAGAAATTAAACCCAAGAACACCTTTTAAGTTTGGTTTAGGGTTAGTATTTGCAGGTTTAAGTTTTTATATTCTTTCAATAAGCGGTGGGAGTGCTAATGAAAATGGAATGGTCCCATTTTATTATTTATTTATAATGTATTTTATCATTTCAATTGGGGAGCTATTTATGTCACCAGTAGGATTGTCAAAAATTACAGATTTATCACCAAAAAACATTGTATCGTTTATGATGGGTGTTTGGTTTTTATCATCTGCTTTTGCTTTTCAAATCGTAGGATTTATTGGTAAGCAACTTGCAATTGAAAGTACCGATGTAAATGTTGGTGGGTTGGAAACATTAGGAATTTATACCGATGGTTTTGGGCTTATTGCAAATTATGCACTTGGTGCAGGTTTAATTGTATTGCTATTCTCACCCTTAATGAAGAAATTAATGGGGAATGTACATTAG
- a CDS encoding 3'-5' exonuclease, with translation MLNKIKLENILFLDIETVPEVATFDELSDLKKELFAKKTEYQRKGEISPEDFYERAGIWAEFGKIICISVGYFVDFENDRSFRIASFSGGEKQILVNFKNLLEIHFNKSNQLLCAHNGKEFDFPYIARRMIINNITLPPKLNLFGKKPWEVAHLDTLELWKFGDYKHYTSLNLLTNILGIPSPKQDIDGSQVAKVFYDENDLERIVSYCERDTIAVAQLLLRFNNLDLLRENEIVTIPSS, from the coding sequence ATGCTCAATAAAATTAAATTGGAAAATATCTTATTTTTAGATATTGAAACTGTACCAGAAGTAGCTACTTTTGATGAACTTTCTGATTTAAAAAAAGAGTTATTTGCTAAGAAAACTGAATACCAGCGTAAAGGTGAAATTTCTCCAGAAGATTTTTATGAACGTGCTGGAATATGGGCGGAATTTGGTAAAATAATCTGTATTTCTGTTGGTTATTTTGTTGATTTTGAAAATGATAGAAGTTTTAGAATCGCCTCTTTTTCTGGAGGTGAAAAACAAATTTTAGTCAATTTTAAAAATTTGTTAGAGATTCATTTTAATAAAAGTAATCAGTTATTATGTGCCCATAACGGTAAAGAGTTTGACTTTCCATATATCGCTCGCAGAATGATTATCAACAACATAACTTTGCCTCCAAAATTAAACTTATTTGGTAAAAAACCTTGGGAAGTTGCCCACTTAGATACGCTAGAGTTATGGAAGTTTGGTGATTATAAGCACTATACCTCTTTAAATTTATTGACCAATATTTTAGGAATTCCATCACCAAAGCAAGATATTGATGGTAGTCAAGTAGCCAAGGTGTTTTATGATGAAAATGATTTGGAAAGAATTGTCAGCTATTGTGAACGAGATACCATTGCCGTAGCACAATTATTATTACGTTTTAATAATTTAGATTTGTTGCGAGAAAATGAAATTGTTACTATTCCATCTTCATAG
- a CDS encoding ABC-F family ATP-binding cassette domain-containing protein — MNYLSVENISKSYGERILFEDISFGINKDQKIAFIAKNGTGKTSILNIITNNDSPDNGQVVSRKDLRIAYLSQTDELNAEQTIEEAIFSSENPILKVIHQYENAIKNPDDSETYQKAFDLMDQHQAWDFETQYSQILYRLKLEDLSLKVGNLSGGQRKRLSLAIILISKPDLLILDEPTNHLDLEMIEWLENYFKKEKITLFMVTHDRYFLERVCNEIIELDGGKLYTYKGNYSYYLEKKEERIAIEQTTIGKAKNLFKKELDWMRRQPKARTTKSKSRIDDFYQIKEKASQRRKNHEVQLEINMERLGSKILELHNISKSYGDKKVLDKFDYVFKRGERIGIIGKNGTGKSTFLNIITGNTPVDSGKVVIGETIKFGYYTQSGIEVKQGQKVIEVIKEFGEYIPLTKGQKISAGGLLERFLFDRKKQYDYVEKLSGGELKRLYLCTVLIQNPNFLILDEPTNDLDVLTLNVLENFLLDYPGNLLVVSHDRYFMDKIVDHLFVFEAEGQIMDFPGNYSDYRVYEDSQPSGTKNDLPETPEILVTDEKHQKQKLSYNEKQEFRQLEKDIAKLEKQKATIEKQFANNEIENEKIDETSQQLQQLIDSISNKEERWLEISMKME; from the coding sequence GTGAACTACCTATCTGTTGAAAATATTTCTAAATCCTATGGAGAGCGTATACTCTTCGAAGATATTTCTTTTGGCATCAATAAAGACCAAAAAATTGCTTTTATAGCTAAAAACGGTACTGGTAAAACTTCCATATTAAATATAATAACAAACAACGATAGTCCCGATAATGGGCAGGTAGTCTCAAGAAAGGATTTACGAATTGCTTATTTGTCTCAAACCGATGAACTAAATGCTGAGCAAACAATTGAGGAAGCTATTTTTAGTTCTGAAAACCCTATTTTGAAAGTAATACATCAATATGAAAATGCGATAAAAAACCCCGATGATTCTGAAACCTATCAGAAAGCATTTGATTTGATGGACCAACATCAGGCTTGGGATTTTGAAACACAGTACAGTCAAATCTTATACAGGCTAAAATTAGAAGACTTGAGTCTAAAAGTGGGTAATCTTTCGGGTGGGCAGCGAAAACGGCTTTCTCTAGCAATAATTCTAATCAGTAAACCTGATTTATTGATTTTAGACGAGCCGACCAATCATTTAGATTTGGAAATGATAGAATGGTTGGAAAACTACTTTAAAAAAGAGAAAATTACACTGTTTATGGTTACACACGATCGGTATTTTCTGGAACGTGTCTGTAATGAGATTATTGAATTAGATGGAGGTAAATTATATACCTATAAAGGTAATTATTCCTATTATTTAGAGAAAAAAGAAGAACGCATAGCTATTGAGCAAACGACTATCGGTAAAGCTAAAAACCTATTTAAAAAGGAATTAGATTGGATGCGTCGCCAACCAAAGGCAAGAACAACAAAATCCAAATCGAGAATAGACGATTTTTATCAAATAAAGGAGAAAGCAAGTCAACGCAGAAAAAACCATGAGGTACAGTTGGAAATCAATATGGAACGTTTGGGAAGTAAGATTCTTGAACTGCACAACATTTCCAAATCCTATGGAGATAAAAAGGTGCTTGACAAATTTGATTACGTCTTTAAACGTGGTGAACGTATTGGTATTATTGGTAAAAACGGAACAGGTAAATCTACTTTCTTGAATATCATAACGGGTAATACTCCCGTAGATTCTGGTAAGGTGGTTATTGGTGAGACTATTAAATTTGGATATTATACGCAATCTGGAATTGAGGTAAAGCAGGGTCAAAAGGTTATTGAGGTCATTAAGGAATTTGGTGAGTACATTCCCTTGACTAAAGGGCAAAAAATATCAGCGGGCGGCTTGTTAGAGCGTTTCTTGTTCGACAGGAAAAAACAGTACGACTATGTTGAAAAATTGTCTGGAGGTGAGCTAAAACGCCTTTATTTATGTACGGTTTTAATCCAAAACCCTAATTTTTTGATATTGGATGAGCCTACCAACGATTTGGATGTTTTAACCCTAAATGTATTAGAAAATTTCCTGTTAGACTATCCCGGTAACCTATTGGTAGTTTCACACGATAGGTACTTTATGGATAAAATCGTGGATCATTTGTTTGTATTTGAAGCAGAAGGTCAGATAATGGATTTTCCTGGTAATTATTCCGATTACCGCGTTTATGAAGATTCACAACCTTCAGGTACTAAAAATGATTTACCAGAAACGCCCGAAATCCTTGTAACTGATGAAAAACACCAAAAACAAAAATTATCTTACAACGAAAAACAAGAATTCCGCCAATTAGAAAAGGATATTGCCAAACTGGAAAAACAAAAAGCTACTATAGAAAAACAATTTGCAAATAATGAAATTGAAAATGAGAAAATTGATGAAACTTCTCAGCAATTACAACAACTAATTGATAGTATTTCTAATAAAGAAGAACGGTGGTTAGAAATTTCTATGAAGATGGAATAG
- a CDS encoding hydroxymethylglutaryl-CoA reductase, degradative: MSKTISGFSKLDKKEKIAWLVDNFLIDCPESHSVLNQYLNPDIKIQQLHDEFIENTISNFYIPFAVAPNFIINGKPYAIPMAIEESSVVAAASLVAKFWSKRGGFKAEVISTTKIGQVHFMCDENFEELQNYFNSVKPKLIEATESITKNMRKRGGGILDIELRNKTADLKNYYQLHVTFETKNSMGANFINSCLETIAKTFRKDSIEIVMSILSNYIPDCLVKAEVSCNIEDLGENGLEFAQKFYQAVQIAKVEPHRAVTHNKGIMNGIDAVVIATGNDFRAVEAGVHAYASKSGTYKSLSDCSIDDGVFNFWIEIPLALGTVGGLTSLHPLSKLSLNLLQNPSAKELMQIVAVAGLAQNFAALRALTTTGIQQGHMKMHLNNILNQLEASKEEKTTLIKELNGRQITYNSVSKALHQLRN; encoded by the coding sequence ATGTCTAAAACTATAAGTGGATTTTCTAAACTTGATAAAAAAGAAAAAATAGCATGGCTGGTGGATAATTTTTTAATAGATTGTCCAGAGTCGCACTCGGTTTTAAATCAATATCTCAACCCTGATATTAAAATACAACAACTTCATGACGAGTTTATAGAGAACACCATTTCCAATTTCTATATACCTTTTGCCGTTGCCCCTAATTTTATAATTAACGGCAAACCTTATGCTATACCTATGGCAATTGAGGAAAGCTCGGTTGTAGCTGCTGCTTCATTAGTTGCGAAATTTTGGAGCAAAAGAGGTGGCTTTAAAGCTGAGGTAATTTCTACTACCAAAATTGGTCAGGTACATTTTATGTGTGATGAAAATTTTGAAGAATTGCAAAACTATTTCAATTCTGTAAAACCAAAATTAATAGAAGCTACTGAATCCATAACTAAAAATATGCGAAAACGTGGTGGTGGGATTTTAGATATAGAACTTAGAAATAAAACTGCCGATTTAAAAAATTACTATCAACTCCATGTTACTTTTGAGACCAAAAATAGTATGGGGGCTAATTTTATAAATTCTTGTTTAGAGACTATCGCCAAAACTTTTAGAAAGGACAGTATTGAGATTGTAATGAGTATTTTATCTAATTACATACCCGATTGTTTAGTTAAAGCTGAAGTTTCTTGTAACATAGAAGATCTAGGTGAAAATGGATTAGAATTTGCACAAAAATTTTATCAAGCGGTTCAAATTGCAAAAGTAGAGCCTCATAGAGCAGTTACCCATAACAAAGGTATTATGAATGGTATTGACGCGGTTGTTATAGCTACTGGAAATGATTTTAGGGCTGTTGAAGCTGGGGTGCATGCATACGCTTCAAAAAGTGGAACTTATAAAAGCCTAAGTGATTGTTCTATTGATGACGGTGTTTTTAACTTTTGGATAGAGATTCCATTAGCTTTAGGTACTGTAGGAGGTCTAACCTCTTTACACCCTTTGTCAAAACTATCCTTAAACTTATTGCAAAACCCATCCGCAAAGGAATTAATGCAAATTGTTGCGGTTGCTGGGTTAGCTCAAAATTTTGCTGCTTTAAGAGCCTTGACTACAACAGGTATACAACAAGGTCACATGAAAATGCATTTAAACAATATTTTAAATCAGCTTGAGGCGTCTAAGGAAGAGAAAACAACATTAATTAAAGAATTGAACGGTAGACAAATTACCTACAACTCGGTCAGCAAAGCATTACATCAATTAAGAAATTAA